From a single Couchioplanes caeruleus genomic region:
- a CDS encoding AI-2E family transporter has product MTWARTVRERARTRLAAAASRSAPPPFTAGPELQDTAPPVMVVQPTGPDDLLPRGIRTAGAWAWRFILLVAAAYLFLRVVSLLRVVVIPVIVAVLLAALLQPAAAALTRRGVKRSLSAAIVLISGLVIVFGGITLIIETIVSQLDSLSKQVADGVDEVQKWLSQGPLHLTDAQLSQYVDKAQQALTDHQGALTSGALSTAATLGEVVTGFFLTLFTLFFFLRDGGQIWSFLCRLLPREARVPTARAGHYSWHTLVSYVHATVLVALVDAVGIGIGLFVLRVPLWLPLAALVFLGAFIPVVGATVTGAVAVLVALVANGPVSALIVLGIVIAVQQLEGHVLQPLIMGRAVALHPLAVILAIATGIVVAGIVGGLIAVPVLAVLNTAIRYLVRHPTGEPTPDREPPGTESTDDDEAESDDARADATRTRDPDEPPPSDTSVARDPEPAAKG; this is encoded by the coding sequence ATGACATGGGCACGTACGGTCCGTGAGCGGGCCCGGACCCGGCTCGCCGCGGCGGCGAGCCGGAGCGCCCCGCCGCCGTTCACCGCGGGGCCGGAACTCCAGGACACGGCACCGCCGGTGATGGTGGTGCAGCCGACCGGCCCCGACGACCTGCTGCCGCGGGGCATCCGCACCGCCGGCGCCTGGGCGTGGCGGTTCATCCTGCTGGTCGCGGCGGCGTACCTGTTCCTGCGCGTGGTCAGCCTGCTGCGGGTCGTGGTGATCCCGGTGATCGTCGCGGTGCTGCTGGCGGCCCTGCTGCAGCCCGCCGCGGCGGCGCTGACCCGCCGTGGCGTCAAGCGGTCGCTGTCGGCCGCCATCGTGCTGATCTCCGGCCTGGTGATCGTCTTCGGTGGCATCACGCTGATCATCGAGACCATCGTCTCGCAGCTCGACTCGCTGTCGAAGCAGGTCGCCGACGGTGTCGACGAGGTGCAGAAGTGGCTCTCGCAGGGCCCGCTGCACCTCACCGACGCCCAGCTCAGCCAGTACGTCGACAAGGCGCAACAGGCGCTCACCGACCACCAGGGCGCCCTGACGTCCGGTGCGCTGAGCACCGCGGCCACGCTCGGTGAGGTCGTGACCGGCTTCTTCCTCACGCTGTTCACGCTCTTCTTCTTCCTGCGCGACGGCGGGCAGATCTGGTCGTTCCTGTGCCGCCTGCTGCCGCGGGAGGCGCGGGTGCCCACCGCCCGGGCCGGTCACTACTCGTGGCACACGCTGGTGTCGTACGTGCACGCCACCGTGCTCGTCGCGCTCGTGGACGCGGTCGGCATCGGCATCGGCCTGTTCGTCCTGAGGGTGCCGCTGTGGCTGCCGCTGGCCGCGCTGGTGTTCCTGGGCGCGTTCATCCCGGTGGTCGGCGCGACGGTCACCGGTGCGGTCGCGGTGCTGGTGGCCCTGGTCGCCAACGGGCCGGTCAGCGCGCTGATCGTGCTCGGCATCGTGATCGCGGTGCAGCAGCTGGAGGGCCACGTGCTGCAGCCGCTGATCATGGGCCGGGCGGTGGCGCTGCATCCGCTCGCGGTCATCCTGGCCATCGCGACGGGCATCGTGGTGGCGGGCATCGTCGGCGGGCTGATCGCCGTACCGGTGCTCGCGGTCCTCAACACCGCCATCCGCTACCTCGTCCGGCATCCCACCGGCGAGCCGACCCCCGACCGCGAGCCGCCGGGCACGGAGTCCACCGACGACGACGAGGCCGAGTCGGACGACGCGCGGGCCGACGCGACGCGCACCCGGGACCCGGACGAGCCGCCGCCGTCGGACACCTCGGTGGCCCGCGATCCGGAACCGGCCGCGAAGGGCTGA
- a CDS encoding carbohydrate ABC transporter permease, with product MVAAILLFAAVVGAILFAATFFRGRRADRLTAYAYLAPTLVMLLVGLVYPGVRTIYESFFNAAGNAFIGLDNYKTIFTDGDQLTVLRNTVFWVVVTPFVATGVGLLYAILVDKARLESFAKALIFLPMAISFVGASIIWKFVYEYRPDQANVKQIGLLNQVLVWLGGTPQQWLVTSPLNTFLLIVVMIWIQAGFAMTVLSAAIKAIPEDIIEAARLDGVGPWGMFRFVTLPAIRPAVVVVLTTIGIGTLKVFDIVRTMTGGQFDTSVIANEFYSQSFRSDNQGLGSALAVLLFLLVIPIVVYNIRQIRRSEAL from the coding sequence ATGGTGGCGGCGATCCTGCTCTTCGCCGCGGTGGTGGGCGCGATCCTCTTCGCCGCCACCTTCTTCCGCGGGCGCAGGGCGGACCGCCTGACCGCCTACGCCTACCTCGCGCCGACACTCGTCATGCTGCTCGTCGGCCTGGTCTACCCCGGCGTACGCACCATCTACGAGTCGTTCTTCAATGCGGCCGGCAACGCGTTCATCGGCCTGGACAACTACAAGACGATCTTCACCGACGGCGACCAGCTGACCGTGCTGCGCAACACGGTGTTCTGGGTCGTCGTCACCCCGTTCGTCGCGACCGGCGTCGGTCTGCTCTACGCGATCCTCGTCGACAAGGCGCGGCTCGAGTCGTTCGCCAAGGCACTGATCTTCCTGCCCATGGCGATCTCGTTCGTGGGCGCGTCGATCATCTGGAAGTTCGTCTACGAGTACCGCCCCGACCAGGCCAACGTGAAGCAGATCGGCCTGCTCAACCAGGTGCTGGTCTGGCTCGGCGGCACCCCGCAGCAATGGCTGGTCACCTCGCCGCTGAACACGTTCCTGCTGATCGTGGTCATGATCTGGATCCAGGCCGGCTTCGCGATGACCGTGCTCTCGGCGGCCATCAAGGCGATCCCGGAGGACATCATCGAGGCGGCGCGCCTCGACGGCGTCGGCCCCTGGGGCATGTTCCGCTTCGTCACGCTGCCGGCGATCCGCCCGGCCGTGGTCGTGGTGCTGACCACCATCGGCATCGGCACGCTGAAGGTCTTCGACATCGTGCGCACGATGACCGGCGGCCAGTTCGACACCAGCGTCATCGCCAACGAGTTCTACAGCCAGAGCTTCCGCAGCGACAACCAGGGCCTCGGCTCCGCGCTGGCCGTGCTGCTGTTCCTGCTGGTCATCCCGATCGTCGTCTACAACATCCGGCAGATCCGCCGTTCGGAGGCGCTATGA
- a CDS encoding SGNH/GDSL hydrolase family protein, giving the protein MRYVAIGDSFTEGLGDELPDGTPRGWADRVAAGLAAAGDEPVEYANLAIRGRLLEPIVTEQLEAALALTPAPTLITLNGGGNDMMRPGVDLDRLVRLTERAVRRCADAGVQLVLLSGADPSQHLPLGAMMRRRGDVLTTAVADLAARHGLVFADVFHDAEIRRAPYWSADRLHLNAAGHQRAAGVVLTAMGHPTAAHVVDPGPAAGRRLAAEVRYYREHVLPWISRRVRGRSSGDSRTAKLPQWTPVTASL; this is encoded by the coding sequence ATGCGCTACGTGGCGATCGGGGACAGCTTCACCGAGGGGCTCGGTGACGAGCTGCCGGACGGCACGCCGCGCGGCTGGGCCGACCGGGTCGCCGCCGGCCTGGCCGCGGCCGGCGACGAGCCCGTCGAGTACGCCAACCTCGCCATCCGCGGGCGGCTGCTCGAGCCGATCGTCACCGAGCAGCTGGAGGCCGCCCTGGCCCTGACCCCGGCACCCACGCTGATCACCCTCAACGGCGGCGGCAACGACATGATGCGCCCCGGCGTGGACCTGGACCGGCTCGTCCGGCTCACCGAGCGGGCCGTGCGGCGCTGCGCCGACGCGGGCGTCCAGCTGGTCCTGCTCAGCGGCGCCGACCCGTCGCAGCACCTGCCCCTCGGCGCGATGATGCGCCGCCGCGGCGACGTGCTCACCACCGCCGTCGCCGACCTGGCCGCCCGGCACGGGCTCGTCTTCGCCGACGTCTTCCACGACGCCGAGATCCGCCGGGCGCCGTACTGGTCGGCGGACCGCCTGCACCTCAACGCGGCGGGCCACCAGCGCGCCGCCGGCGTGGTCCTGACCGCGATGGGCCACCCCACGGCCGCGCACGTGGTGGACCCGGGCCCGGCCGCCGGCCGGCGCCTGGCCGCGGAGGTCCGCTACTACCGCGAGCACGTGCTGCCCTGGATCAGCCGGCGGGTGCGCGGCCGCTCCTCCGGCGACAGCCGCACCGCGAAGCTCCCGCAGTGGACGCCGGTCACCGCCTCCTTGTGA
- a CDS encoding HAMP domain-containing sensor histidine kinase, translating into MSWWGRRTLHTRLSLLVTGAVAVAVILFAGMAWVAVAEIQRHRIESQLRADAQAIAAQPDQWRAGRPGPVPRPGPGRHPRQLGPGWQILDAGATVVTDPGTPLPVTAAARQVAAGRQQQVQERVTIGGDTYLMLTVPVRGGGAVQVAVSQDPARDTLAAFGLLLAAGCAVGVGAAALLGRTVARAGLRPVERLTEAVEGVAVTMDLGRPIAVSGADEIARLGRSVNTMLAAIDTARRAQRTLVEDAGHELRTPLTSIRTNVELLLAVERQPELAHRLPPEDRAKLLGDLEAQVGELATLTTELVELAREETTREAAEPVALADVVTAAVNRVRIRAPGLTFTTGLAPVTVTGRPGELERMVVNVLDNAAKWSPPGATVHTTLSREGAGGCSLSVADDGPGIAEADLPYVFDRFYRAAAARAMPGSGLGLAIVAQTAAQHGGTASAAGRDPRGTIVTVHLPCEQP; encoded by the coding sequence GTGAGCTGGTGGGGCCGCCGTACGCTGCACACCCGGCTGTCGCTGCTGGTCACCGGCGCCGTCGCGGTGGCCGTGATCCTCTTCGCCGGCATGGCCTGGGTGGCGGTCGCCGAGATCCAGCGGCACCGCATCGAGTCGCAGCTGCGCGCGGACGCGCAGGCCATCGCCGCGCAACCGGACCAGTGGCGGGCGGGCCGGCCCGGACCCGTGCCCCGTCCCGGCCCCGGCCGGCACCCGCGCCAGCTGGGACCGGGCTGGCAGATCCTCGACGCGGGCGCCACCGTGGTCACCGATCCGGGCACGCCGCTGCCCGTGACGGCGGCGGCCCGGCAGGTCGCGGCGGGGCGGCAGCAGCAGGTCCAGGAGCGGGTGACGATCGGCGGCGACACGTACCTGATGCTCACCGTGCCGGTGCGCGGGGGCGGCGCGGTGCAGGTGGCCGTCAGCCAGGACCCCGCCCGCGACACCCTGGCCGCCTTCGGCCTGCTGCTCGCGGCCGGCTGCGCGGTCGGCGTCGGCGCCGCGGCCCTGCTCGGCCGTACGGTGGCCCGCGCGGGCCTGCGCCCGGTGGAACGGCTCACCGAGGCGGTCGAGGGCGTGGCCGTCACCATGGACCTCGGCCGGCCCATCGCCGTCAGCGGGGCCGACGAGATCGCCCGGCTCGGCCGCTCGGTGAACACCATGCTGGCCGCCATCGACACCGCCCGCCGCGCGCAGCGCACGCTCGTCGAGGACGCCGGTCACGAGCTGCGGACTCCGCTGACCAGCATCCGTACCAACGTGGAACTGCTGCTGGCCGTCGAACGGCAGCCCGAGCTGGCGCACCGGCTTCCACCGGAGGACCGCGCCAAGCTGCTGGGCGACCTCGAGGCGCAGGTCGGCGAGCTCGCCACGCTCACCACCGAGCTGGTGGAGCTGGCCCGCGAGGAGACCACCCGGGAGGCCGCCGAACCCGTCGCGCTGGCCGACGTGGTCACCGCCGCGGTCAACCGGGTACGGATCCGGGCGCCCGGCCTCACCTTCACCACCGGCCTCGCGCCGGTCACCGTCACCGGCCGCCCGGGCGAGCTGGAACGCATGGTGGTCAACGTGCTCGACAACGCCGCCAAGTGGAGCCCGCCGGGCGCGACCGTGCACACGACGCTGAGCCGCGAGGGTGCGGGCGGATGCAGCCTGAGCGTGGCGGACGACGGGCCGGGCATCGCCGAGGCGGACCTGCCGTACGTCTTCGACCGCTTCTACCGCGCCGCGGCGGCCCGCGCGATGCCGGGATCGGGGCTGGGCCTCGCGATCGTCGCGCAGACGGCGGCCCAGCACGGCGGCACGGCCTCGGCCGCCGGCCGCGACCCGCGCGGCACGATCGTGACCGTCCACCTGCCCTGCGAGCAGCCGTGA
- a CDS encoding aminoglycoside/hydroxyurea antibiotic resistance kinase yields MTALRLAGGDPYARLIRHDGPRRALLLERLGRPMADLGWSAGRQLEALTRTAARGWRKVTADGRLPTGAQAARWHAGYIPAAWEALGRPCPEATVELAVSCAAAREGAADASRAVLVHGDVHAFNALEARGGAQPGFRLVDPEGLISEPAHDLGVIQARGAQGRIAGLAAGDPARVRERVDRGCRRAGLLTGNDPDAVRQWAVMELVSTGLFILRVGRREDAEAFLAVATRLT; encoded by the coding sequence CTGACGGCGCTGCGGCTGGCGGGCGGTGACCCGTACGCCCGGCTGATCCGTCACGACGGGCCTCGCCGGGCCCTGCTGCTGGAGCGGCTCGGGCGGCCGATGGCCGATCTGGGCTGGTCCGCCGGCCGCCAGCTGGAGGCGCTCACTCGCACCGCCGCACGGGGGTGGCGGAAGGTGACAGCCGACGGGCGGCTTCCCACCGGGGCGCAGGCGGCGCGGTGGCATGCCGGCTACATCCCGGCGGCCTGGGAAGCGCTGGGCCGGCCGTGCCCGGAGGCGACCGTGGAGCTGGCGGTGAGCTGCGCCGCCGCGCGGGAGGGCGCGGCCGACGCGTCCCGCGCGGTGCTGGTGCACGGGGACGTGCACGCCTTCAACGCCCTGGAGGCGCGCGGCGGTGCGCAGCCGGGCTTCCGGCTCGTCGACCCGGAGGGGCTCATCTCGGAGCCCGCGCACGACCTGGGCGTCATCCAGGCGCGGGGCGCGCAGGGCCGGATCGCCGGGCTGGCGGCCGGTGACCCGGCGCGCGTGAGGGAGCGGGTGGACCGCGGCTGCCGGCGTGCCGGGCTGCTGACCGGGAACGACCCGGACGCCGTCCGGCAGTGGGCGGTGATGGAGCTGGTCTCCACCGGCCTGTTCATCCTCCGGGTCGGCCGGCGGGAGGACGCCGAGGCGTTCCTCGCCGTGGCCACCCGCCTGACCTGA
- a CDS encoding GntR family transcriptional regulator translates to MPPEQDPEAARPGGAGRSRAGGGATAARTRDALREAILRGEYLPGERLVELQLCERFGASRFTVRAALQDLAAEGLVEVQRNRGAQVRKVSLDEAVEITEVRMVLEGLVAARAAERVTDEQAGELAEIGALMRRAVGAGEFRAYSDLNQRLHALVRAIAGHGTADGIIETLRGQLVRHQFMLSLLPGRPQVSLPQHERIIAAVRARDPEAAEAAMRAHIASVIDALRSMEALGVPS, encoded by the coding sequence ATGCCGCCTGAGCAGGACCCCGAGGCCGCCCGGCCGGGCGGAGCGGGCCGCAGCCGCGCCGGTGGCGGCGCGACGGCCGCACGGACCCGCGACGCCCTGCGCGAGGCGATCCTGCGCGGCGAGTACCTGCCCGGTGAGCGCCTCGTCGAGCTGCAGCTGTGCGAGCGGTTCGGGGCCAGCCGGTTCACCGTACGGGCGGCACTGCAGGACCTGGCCGCCGAAGGCCTGGTCGAGGTGCAGCGCAACCGCGGCGCGCAGGTGCGCAAGGTGTCGCTGGACGAGGCCGTGGAGATCACCGAGGTCCGGATGGTGCTGGAGGGGCTCGTGGCCGCCCGCGCCGCCGAACGGGTCACCGACGAGCAGGCCGGCGAGCTGGCGGAGATCGGCGCGCTGATGCGCCGCGCGGTCGGCGCCGGTGAGTTCCGCGCCTACAGCGACCTCAACCAGCGGCTGCACGCCCTCGTCCGGGCCATCGCCGGGCACGGCACCGCCGACGGCATCATCGAGACCCTGCGCGGGCAGCTCGTGCGGCACCAGTTCATGCTGTCGCTGCTGCCGGGGCGCCCACAGGTGTCGCTGCCGCAGCACGAGCGCATCATCGCGGCGGTCCGCGCCCGCGACCCCGAGGCCGCCGAGGCGGCGATGCGCGCCCACATCGCCAGCGTCATCGACGCGCTGCGCTCCATGGAGGCCCTCGGCGTGCCGTCCTGA
- a CDS encoding response regulator transcription factor — MRILVVDDDAAVRDSLARTLRFEGYRIGTARDGREALDEVRADEPDAVVLDVSMPVLDGLETCRQLRSGGVLVPVLMLTARDSVGDRVAGLDAGADDYLVKPFALQELLARLRALLRRSALGGPAGATPGERPGRWLAFADVRLDPGTREVWRGDRPLRLTRTEFAILEAFLRHPRQVLTRSALFEQVWGHDFGETSNSIHVYLGYLRRKLEAEGGTRLLHTVRGVGFVLREEPL; from the coding sequence ATGCGGATCCTGGTGGTGGACGACGACGCGGCCGTCCGCGACTCGCTCGCCCGTACGCTGCGGTTCGAGGGCTACCGGATCGGCACCGCCCGCGACGGCCGGGAGGCGCTCGACGAGGTACGGGCGGACGAGCCCGACGCGGTGGTCCTGGACGTCAGCATGCCGGTCCTGGACGGGCTGGAGACGTGCCGGCAGCTGCGCTCCGGCGGGGTGCTCGTACCGGTGCTCATGCTCACCGCCCGCGACAGCGTCGGCGACCGGGTGGCTGGCCTCGACGCGGGCGCGGACGACTACCTGGTCAAACCCTTCGCCCTGCAGGAGCTGCTGGCCCGGTTGCGTGCGCTGCTGCGCCGGTCGGCACTGGGCGGCCCGGCCGGCGCCACGCCCGGCGAGCGGCCGGGGCGGTGGCTGGCCTTCGCCGACGTACGCCTCGACCCGGGTACGCGCGAGGTGTGGCGCGGCGACCGGCCGCTGCGGCTGACCCGGACGGAGTTCGCCATCCTGGAGGCGTTCCTGCGGCACCCGCGGCAGGTGCTGACCCGTTCGGCGCTGTTCGAGCAGGTGTGGGGCCACGACTTCGGGGAGACCTCGAACAGCATCCACGTCTACCTCGGCTACCTGCGGCGCAAGCTCGAGGCGGAGGGCGGGACGCGGCTGCTGCACACCGTACGCGGCGTCGGGTTCGTGCTGCGCGAGGAGCCGCTGTGA
- a CDS encoding FMN-binding protein, producing the protein MRRITLWLFSTVAALVLLFSYRTSTDGTAAATAVAEAPLTAATEPPAASSPSPSPSAPSSSPAPSPSSSSRASSPSSAAARTYTGSVAQTRWGPVQVGITVSGGRITDVAVPVYPNGNHRDQEINAYALPVLRQETLAAQGAAIDAVSGATVTSDGYVESLQAALDAAHL; encoded by the coding sequence ATGCGACGGATCACCCTGTGGTTGTTCTCCACGGTCGCGGCCCTGGTGCTGCTGTTCAGCTACCGCACCAGCACGGACGGCACGGCTGCGGCGACCGCGGTGGCCGAGGCCCCGCTGACCGCCGCGACGGAGCCACCCGCGGCCTCGTCGCCGTCACCCTCGCCGTCCGCTCCCTCGTCGTCGCCGGCCCCGTCCCCGTCGTCCTCGTCGCGGGCCTCGTCCCCGTCGTCGGCTGCCGCCAGGACCTACACCGGGTCGGTCGCCCAGACGCGCTGGGGTCCGGTCCAGGTCGGCATCACCGTGTCCGGCGGAAGGATCACCGATGTGGCCGTACCGGTCTACCCGAACGGCAACCACCGGGACCAGGAGATCAACGCGTACGCTCTGCCGGTGCTGCGCCAGGAGACCCTCGCCGCGCAGGGCGCCGCCATCGACGCCGTCTCGGGCGCGACCGTCACCAGCGACGGTTACGTCGAGTCGCTGCAGGCGGCGCTCGACGCCGCGCACCTGTGA
- a CDS encoding ABC transporter substrate-binding protein encodes MFGHSRSQRLRGALAGTLGVGLVFGIAACGGGSDDSNDDSKTATQSIDCAQFSSYGDLKGKTVSVYTGIVTPEDKAYKDSYKPFEDCTGVKINYEGDKSFETQILVRAKAGNPPDLAIVPQPGLLKQLVATGKAVEAPAEVAANVDKFWGKDWKGYATVNGKFYGAPSGASVKSLVWYSPAEFKEKGYTVPTTLDELKALSDKMVADGKKPWCAGISSGEATGWPITDWMEDFMLRLYGPETYDKWVNHEIPFNGPESTAALDAVGAYLKNDKYVNGGLGDVKSIATTTFQDAGLPITEGTCSLHHQASFYAANFDKDTKVAEDGDVFAFYMPGKDAGSKPVLGGGEFNLAFADRPEVKAFQTYLSTDTWANIKAKASQGWVSANKGIDPNNLSNPIDRLAATILKDPNTVFRFDGSDQMPAAVGSNAFWKQATSWITGQDTKTTVDNIEKAWPAK; translated from the coding sequence ATGTTCGGTCATTCCAGGAGTCAGCGCCTGCGCGGTGCACTCGCCGGCACGCTGGGCGTGGGCCTCGTGTTCGGGATCGCTGCCTGCGGTGGCGGAAGTGACGACTCGAACGACGATTCCAAGACGGCCACGCAGTCCATCGACTGCGCGCAGTTCAGCTCGTACGGTGACCTGAAGGGCAAGACGGTCTCGGTGTACACCGGCATCGTCACGCCGGAGGACAAGGCGTACAAGGACTCGTACAAGCCTTTCGAGGACTGCACCGGCGTCAAGATCAACTACGAGGGCGACAAGTCCTTCGAGACCCAGATCCTGGTGCGCGCCAAGGCCGGCAACCCGCCGGACCTCGCGATCGTGCCGCAGCCCGGCCTGCTCAAGCAGCTCGTCGCCACCGGCAAGGCCGTCGAGGCGCCGGCCGAGGTGGCCGCGAACGTCGACAAGTTCTGGGGCAAGGACTGGAAGGGCTACGCCACCGTCAACGGCAAGTTCTACGGCGCGCCGTCCGGCGCCAGCGTGAAGTCGCTGGTGTGGTACTCGCCCGCCGAGTTCAAGGAGAAGGGCTACACGGTCCCGACCACCCTGGACGAGCTCAAGGCGCTGTCGGACAAGATGGTCGCGGACGGCAAGAAGCCGTGGTGCGCGGGCATCAGCAGCGGTGAGGCCACCGGCTGGCCGATCACCGACTGGATGGAGGACTTCATGCTCCGGCTCTACGGGCCGGAGACCTACGACAAGTGGGTGAACCACGAGATCCCGTTCAACGGCCCCGAGTCCACGGCGGCCCTGGACGCGGTCGGCGCGTACCTGAAGAACGACAAGTACGTCAACGGCGGCCTCGGCGACGTCAAGAGCATCGCCACCACCACGTTCCAGGACGCCGGCCTGCCCATCACCGAGGGCACCTGCTCGCTGCACCACCAGGCGAGCTTCTACGCGGCGAACTTCGACAAGGACACCAAGGTGGCCGAGGACGGCGACGTCTTCGCGTTCTACATGCCGGGCAAGGACGCCGGCAGCAAGCCGGTGCTCGGCGGCGGCGAGTTCAACCTCGCGTTCGCCGACCGTCCCGAGGTCAAGGCCTTCCAGACGTACCTGTCGACCGACACCTGGGCCAACATCAAGGCCAAGGCGTCGCAGGGCTGGGTCAGCGCCAACAAGGGCATCGACCCGAACAACCTGAGCAACCCGATCGACCGGCTGGCCGCGACGATCCTCAAGGACCCGAACACGGTGTTCCGGTTCGACGGCTCGGACCAGATGCCGGCCGCCGTCGGCTCGAACGCGTTCTGGAAGCAGGCGACGAGCTGGATCACCGGTCAGGACACCAAGACCACCGTCGACAACATCGAAAAGGCGTGGCCCGCCAAGTGA
- a CDS encoding carbohydrate ABC transporter permease, producing MTTTTPPATVPVLEAEKPTAAAVAKRKLTSPWASLAAIVIAVLWTLPTFGLLVSSFRPQRQIKTTGWWTFFSDPQLTMDNYRQVLDAESGAGLGSYFVNSLVITIPSVLIPLCLATIAAYAFAWIKFPGRNILFLAIFALQIVPLQVTLIPLLTLYVDAGLANTFWTIWLSHSIFGLPLAIYLLHNFMREIPAGLLEAARVDGAGHVAIFFRVLLPLMRPALAAFGIFQFLWVWNDLLVALTFAGGGNKVAPITVALANLSGTRGTAWHLLSAGAFVSIIVPVTVFVLAQRYFVRGLLAGSVKG from the coding sequence ATGACCACCACGACTCCGCCGGCCACCGTGCCGGTGCTGGAGGCCGAGAAGCCGACGGCGGCCGCGGTCGCCAAGCGCAAGCTCACCTCGCCGTGGGCCTCGCTCGCCGCGATCGTCATCGCGGTGCTGTGGACGCTGCCGACGTTCGGGCTGCTGGTCTCGTCGTTCCGTCCGCAGCGGCAGATCAAGACGACGGGCTGGTGGACGTTCTTCTCCGACCCGCAGCTCACGATGGACAACTACCGCCAGGTGCTGGACGCCGAGAGCGGGGCCGGGCTGGGCTCGTACTTCGTCAACTCGCTGGTGATCACCATCCCCTCGGTGCTCATCCCGCTGTGCCTGGCGACGATCGCCGCGTACGCGTTCGCGTGGATCAAGTTCCCCGGCCGCAACATCCTGTTCCTGGCGATCTTCGCCCTGCAGATCGTGCCGCTGCAGGTCACGCTGATCCCGCTGCTCACCCTGTACGTGGACGCCGGCCTGGCGAACACGTTCTGGACGATCTGGCTGTCGCACTCGATCTTCGGCCTGCCGCTCGCGATCTACCTGCTGCACAACTTCATGCGGGAGATCCCGGCCGGCCTGCTCGAGGCGGCCCGGGTGGACGGCGCCGGACACGTGGCGATCTTCTTCCGGGTGCTGCTGCCGCTGATGCGCCCGGCGCTGGCCGCGTTCGGCATCTTCCAGTTCCTCTGGGTGTGGAACGACCTGCTCGTCGCGCTCACCTTCGCCGGCGGCGGCAACAAGGTCGCCCCGATCACCGTCGCCCTGGCCAACCTGAGCGGCACCCGGGGCACCGCCTGGCACCTGCTCTCGGCGGGCGCGTTCGTGTCGATCATCGTCCCCGTGACGGTGTTCGTGCTGGCGCAGCGCTACTTCGTCCGCGGCCTGCTCGCGGGCAGCGTCAAGGGCTGA